A section of the Candidatus Poribacteria bacterium genome encodes:
- a CDS encoding Zn-dependent alcohol dehydrogenase, which translates to MKAAVLYETDTHLKIEEFDLPRPSANQVRVRLVASGVCHSDWHVVKGDWPFVRLPVILGHEGAGVVEEIGSDVTQVEVGDHVILSWKRNCGYCEMCQKGYPNLCALPADGSGKPAIKSSGREIDQMSGLGTFGTETLVPQDAVVPIDKDMPFAQAALIGCGVMTGVGAAINTAQVAPGSSVAVFGCGGVGLNCIQGAALSGGEPIIAVDVLDNKLELGRQFGATHTVNAAKADPVEQIREITNGRGVHYAFEAIGLIGETFRQAILCTRSRGLTVFVGHAPENTPVEFDARMLMPEKMVIGSMYGTARPHVDFPRLVSLYKGGQLKLDELVTRTYPLEGINDAFEALAKGEVARSVLDLT; encoded by the coding sequence ATGAAAGCTGCAGTATTATACGAAACCGACACGCATTTAAAAATTGAAGAGTTTGACCTACCGCGTCCAAGTGCGAATCAGGTACGGGTGCGATTGGTAGCGAGTGGTGTCTGTCATTCCGATTGGCATGTCGTTAAGGGGGATTGGCCCTTCGTCAGGTTACCTGTTATCCTGGGACATGAAGGTGCTGGTGTTGTAGAAGAGATCGGAAGCGATGTAACTCAAGTGGAAGTCGGCGATCATGTTATCCTTTCATGGAAACGGAACTGTGGATACTGTGAGATGTGTCAGAAAGGATATCCGAATTTGTGTGCGCTTCCCGCTGACGGATCAGGCAAACCGGCTATAAAATCGAGTGGACGAGAGATAGACCAGATGTCCGGATTAGGAACGTTCGGGACTGAGACGCTTGTCCCACAGGATGCAGTTGTTCCTATCGATAAGGACATGCCGTTTGCCCAAGCCGCGCTCATCGGGTGTGGCGTAATGACGGGTGTTGGTGCGGCTATCAATACAGCACAAGTCGCGCCCGGCAGTTCAGTCGCTGTCTTCGGATGCGGTGGGGTCGGACTCAATTGCATCCAAGGTGCTGCCCTTTCTGGCGGCGAACCGATTATCGCAGTCGATGTACTCGACAACAAACTTGAACTCGGTAGGCAGTTCGGTGCCACCCACACCGTTAACGCCGCCAAAGCAGACCCCGTAGAACAGATTAGGGAAATTACGAATGGACGTGGTGTCCATTATGCGTTTGAGGCAATCGGGTTGATCGGTGAAACATTCCGGCAAGCGATTCTCTGCACACGGAGCAGAGGTCTGACGGTTTTCGTCGGACACGCACCCGAGAACACCCCTGTCGAATTCGACGCACGGATGCTGATGCCGGAGAAAATGGTTATCGGTTCGATGTATGGAACCGCGCGCCCACATGTGGACTTCCCGCGTTTGGTCTCGCTCTATAAAGGCGGACAACTCAAACTGGACGAACTCGTCACGCGCACCTATCCCCTGGAAGGGATTAACGATGCATTTGAGGCTTTGGCAAAAGGTGAAGTCGCACGGAGTGTGCTTGATTTGACTTAA